A portion of the Salinigranum marinum genome contains these proteins:
- a CDS encoding PAS domain-containing protein, protein MRGPVDERDAPARVLCVGGEPAIEEALRSQFERDSDINIVSESRAEDVVERVASERVDCVVTASELPDRTGVDLVASIRERDETLPVLLFTDSGCDETARSAIRAGVSGYVPYETPDDGVALLADRLRAQVRDVRERRHTRRLETRFRQTIERTTDAVYAVDREWRIEYMNRAMAERVGRDPDAVVGNTLWEEFPAIVGTDIEEKYRTAMETGFPVSFEKRLGKPFDSWVRARAFPDTDGLTVFSREISSERDRQQELERHEAVLQSVHDAVFVVDDTLTVRFANTAAARALGRRTAARVEDESLGTLVEGMVSAADATEFTQAVKETRREIEGDGGATGLYDFDLRLSLDTQLDRRWYDVRLAPLENGEDQDVLVVARDVTDQHAVQQQLERERDRLREVQTVVADETLSSDERVESLLELGCETLDLDIGLVAAIEDDTYTVDSAYAPDAPIEPGDRFALSTTYCDEVIRTDTVSSFVDAIDAGKSSHPAYQEFELEAYVGVPLTVDGKRFGTLNFSSPSARDKPFDEFERTLVELMAELIGAELTRETRRTELERQSFLFERVQDLADIGIWEYDPAADDLYWSSGVRRIHGVEPSDEPTLTDGIEFYHPDDRDTITAAVEQALETGDPYKLDLRVVRVDGDVRDVRAWGNPVVNNDSNTVLRGVMQDITEQKRRERELRRARQQFETFTKNVDQGFFLVRPDYSEVLFVNSAAEDLYGVSEHELRRNPEAWLDKIHPDDVEAMETDIERQMTGDADWPQVQQFRVRHPKRGTRWLRSQVYPIRDTDGRVVQLAGIAADITPFEKHRRKLEQLQQYTSQLIDVSDAAEAARIGVDAAIDVVGVDFCRIQLQGPAQRATDTSQDEATTRAVTTYERAAEAGPLSAFARNTSTGEVARKQTSPDGGTVDPAARETPLTIPLGTHGVIGVSELDAADFDEIDTTVLELLAEALSGALSRAEGTALLRDRERALEAQNDRLEKFASIVSHDLRNPLGVANGYLELAEEMGEPAYFEKTASALDRMEALVDDLLTLSKAGTEIEDPTDCALCAVARDAWSYVETKDAAVHVDEGLPTVEGDESLLTQLFENLFRNAVEHGPDDVSVTVGPLTDQPGFYVADDGPGIPPEKREEVFEYGYTSSPDGTGFGLAIVTDLAGAHGWSVGLAESASGGVRFDFTPPGRDPR, encoded by the coding sequence ATGCGTGGACCGGTCGACGAACGAGACGCACCGGCACGGGTTCTGTGCGTGGGCGGTGAGCCGGCGATCGAAGAGGCGTTGCGGTCCCAGTTCGAACGGGACAGCGACATCAATATCGTCTCCGAGAGCCGTGCCGAAGACGTCGTCGAACGGGTCGCGTCCGAGCGAGTCGACTGCGTCGTCACTGCCAGTGAACTTCCGGACCGGACCGGCGTCGACCTCGTCGCGTCGATCAGAGAACGCGACGAGACGCTTCCGGTGCTGCTGTTCACCGACAGCGGTTGCGACGAGACGGCGCGAAGCGCCATCCGAGCGGGCGTTTCCGGCTACGTCCCGTATGAGACGCCCGACGACGGGGTGGCGCTTCTCGCCGATCGTCTCCGGGCACAGGTCAGGGACGTGCGCGAACGACGGCACACGAGGCGACTCGAAACGCGATTTCGACAGACGATCGAACGGACAACCGACGCTGTGTACGCGGTCGACAGGGAGTGGCGTATCGAGTACATGAACAGGGCCATGGCCGAGCGCGTCGGTCGTGACCCCGACGCCGTGGTCGGGAACACGCTCTGGGAGGAGTTCCCCGCGATCGTCGGAACGGATATTGAAGAGAAGTACCGGACTGCGATGGAGACCGGATTCCCCGTCTCGTTCGAGAAACGGCTCGGCAAGCCGTTCGACTCCTGGGTACGTGCCCGCGCCTTCCCGGACACCGACGGGCTCACCGTCTTTTCTCGAGAAATCAGCAGTGAACGAGACCGACAACAGGAACTCGAGCGACACGAGGCAGTGCTCCAGAGCGTGCACGATGCGGTGTTCGTCGTCGACGACACACTCACCGTGCGGTTCGCGAACACCGCCGCCGCCAGAGCCTTGGGCCGGCGCACCGCGGCGCGAGTCGAAGATGAGTCGCTCGGTACTCTCGTCGAAGGGATGGTTTCTGCCGCCGACGCGACGGAGTTCACTCAAGCGGTCAAAGAGACACGCAGAGAGATTGAGGGCGACGGCGGTGCGACCGGGTTGTATGACTTTGACCTCCGGCTCAGTCTCGACACGCAACTGGATCGACGGTGGTACGACGTTCGGCTGGCACCCCTGGAGAACGGCGAGGACCAGGACGTGCTCGTCGTGGCACGGGACGTCACTGACCAACACGCGGTCCAGCAGCAACTCGAACGCGAACGCGACCGGCTCCGAGAGGTCCAGACCGTGGTCGCCGACGAGACGCTCTCGAGCGACGAGCGCGTCGAGTCGCTTCTCGAACTCGGGTGTGAGACGCTGGACCTCGACATCGGGCTGGTCGCGGCGATCGAAGACGACACGTACACCGTCGACAGCGCGTACGCGCCGGACGCACCGATCGAACCCGGCGACCGGTTCGCCCTGTCTACGACGTACTGTGACGAGGTGATCAGGACGGACACCGTCAGCTCGTTCGTTGACGCGATCGACGCCGGCAAGAGCTCACACCCCGCGTATCAAGAGTTCGAGCTAGAGGCGTACGTTGGCGTGCCCCTCACCGTCGACGGGAAACGGTTTGGGACGCTCAACTTCTCGAGCCCGAGCGCCCGCGACAAGCCGTTCGACGAGTTCGAACGCACGCTCGTGGAACTCATGGCCGAACTGATCGGTGCGGAACTCACGCGGGAAACGCGGCGCACCGAACTCGAGCGACAGAGCTTCCTCTTCGAGCGCGTGCAGGACCTCGCCGACATCGGGATCTGGGAGTACGATCCGGCGGCGGACGACCTCTACTGGTCCAGCGGCGTCCGACGCATCCACGGCGTCGAGCCGAGCGATGAGCCGACGCTGACCGACGGGATCGAGTTCTACCACCCCGACGACAGGGACACGATCACTGCTGCCGTCGAACAAGCGCTCGAAACGGGAGACCCGTACAAACTCGACCTCCGCGTCGTCCGGGTCGATGGCGACGTCAGAGACGTTCGGGCGTGGGGCAATCCGGTAGTGAACAACGACTCGAACACCGTGCTGCGGGGTGTGATGCAAGACATCACCGAGCAGAAACGCCGGGAACGAGAGTTGCGACGGGCGCGACAGCAGTTCGAGACGTTCACCAAGAACGTCGATCAGGGCTTTTTTCTCGTGCGGCCGGACTACTCGGAAGTGTTGTTCGTGAACTCTGCCGCCGAGGACCTCTACGGCGTCTCTGAACACGAACTGCGCCGGAACCCGGAAGCGTGGCTCGACAAGATTCACCCGGACGATGTCGAGGCGATGGAAACAGACATCGAGCGACAAATGACGGGGGATGCGGACTGGCCACAGGTACAGCAGTTCCGTGTCCGGCACCCCAAGCGCGGCACGCGGTGGCTTCGGTCGCAGGTCTACCCGATCCGGGACACTGACGGAAGGGTCGTGCAGCTCGCGGGGATCGCTGCTGATATCACCCCATTCGAGAAGCACAGGCGAAAGCTGGAACAGCTTCAGCAGTACACGAGTCAACTGATCGATGTATCGGATGCGGCCGAAGCAGCCCGGATCGGTGTCGACGCAGCGATCGACGTCGTCGGGGTGGACTTCTGCCGGATCCAGCTGCAGGGTCCCGCACAACGGGCTACCGACACGTCCCAAGACGAGGCGACCACCCGAGCGGTGACGACGTACGAACGAGCGGCCGAGGCCGGCCCGCTCTCGGCGTTCGCGCGAAACACGTCGACCGGCGAGGTAGCTCGGAAACAGACATCTCCGGACGGCGGGACGGTTGACCCAGCGGCGAGGGAGACGCCACTGACCATCCCGCTCGGAACCCACGGCGTGATCGGTGTCTCCGAACTCGATGCAGCCGACTTCGACGAGATCGACACGACCGTCCTGGAACTCCTCGCCGAAGCGCTGTCCGGTGCGCTGTCCCGCGCGGAAGGGACGGCACTCCTCCGTGACCGCGAGCGGGCGCTCGAAGCACAGAACGATCGCCTCGAGAAGTTCGCCAGTATCGTCTCCCACGACCTGCGAAACCCACTCGGCGTCGCGAACGGCTATCTTGAACTCGCCGAAGAGATGGGAGAGCCCGCGTACTTCGAGAAGACGGCGTCGGCGCTCGATCGGATGGAGGCGCTCGTCGACGACCTGCTGACCCTGTCGAAGGCGGGCACCGAGATCGAGGACCCGACCGACTGTGCGCTGTGTGCGGTCGCTCGCGACGCGTGGAGCTACGTCGAGACGAAGGACGCGGCGGTGCACGTCGACGAAGGACTCCCGACGGTCGAGGGCGACGAGAGCCTGCTCACGCAACTGTTCGAGAACCTCTTTCGCAACGCGGTCGAACACGGTCCCGACGACGTGAGCGTCACCGTCGGGCCACTGACGGACCAACCGGGGTTCTACGTGGCAGACGACGGTCCCGGGATCCCGCCGGAGAAACGTGAGGAGGTCTTCGAGTACGGCTACACGTCGAGTCCCGACGGCACGGGGTTCGGGCTGGCGATCGTGACCGACCTCGCCGGCGCACACGGCTGGTCGGTCGGCCTCGCGGAGAGCGCGTCCGGGGGTGTGCGCTTCGATTTCACTCCACCCGGGCGAGACCCTCGGTGA
- a CDS encoding hemolysin family protein translates to MVNVVLSLAQVVIALALVVLNGFFVAAEFAFVRIRGTSVEQLAEEGRPGAGTLQEVMVNLDDYLATTQLGITIASLGLGWVGEPAVASLIEPVLAPILPGGLIHLVAFAIGFSFITFLHVVFGELAPKTLAIAQTERLSLFLAPPMKIFYYILYPGIVVFNGAANAFTRALGVPPASETDETLGERELLRVLTRSGEEGDIDVAEVTMIERVFDLDDIVVREVMVPRPDVVSVPADTSLSDLQSIILEAGHTRYPVLDADDGDQVIGFVDLKDVLRAEVEDGDAELVSDIARDIVIAPETMALDDLLRQFRDDQQQMAAVIDEWGTFEGIATVEDVVEALVGDLRDEFDVDEREHSIRRRDDDGYDVDGGVPLSKVNDTFEAKFVSEEVETIGGLVLEKLNRAPQRGDHVEVAGYILEVTAVDGTRISTVWVHERDESVED, encoded by the coding sequence ATGGTAAACGTCGTGCTCTCGCTGGCGCAGGTCGTCATAGCGTTGGCTCTTGTGGTACTCAACGGCTTTTTTGTCGCTGCAGAGTTCGCCTTTGTACGGATACGAGGGACATCGGTCGAACAACTTGCTGAGGAAGGACGCCCCGGCGCGGGGACACTCCAAGAAGTGATGGTGAATCTCGATGACTATCTTGCGACGACGCAACTCGGTATCACCATCGCCTCTCTTGGGTTAGGGTGGGTCGGCGAACCAGCTGTGGCGTCGCTCATCGAACCCGTGCTGGCACCGATTCTCCCTGGCGGTCTCATCCACCTCGTCGCCTTTGCAATCGGCTTTAGTTTCATCACGTTCCTCCACGTCGTCTTCGGTGAACTCGCGCCGAAGACACTCGCAATCGCCCAAACCGAGCGGCTCTCTCTGTTCCTCGCCCCACCAATGAAGATCTTCTATTACATTCTCTATCCGGGCATCGTCGTCTTCAATGGAGCTGCCAATGCATTCACGCGAGCACTCGGCGTGCCACCCGCTTCTGAAACGGATGAAACGCTCGGCGAGCGGGAGCTCCTTCGAGTACTGACTCGATCTGGCGAGGAAGGAGATATCGACGTTGCGGAAGTGACGATGATTGAGCGGGTGTTTGATCTCGACGACATCGTGGTGCGGGAGGTAATGGTTCCACGACCGGATGTGGTGAGCGTTCCAGCTGATACCTCGCTTTCTGACCTCCAGTCAATCATCCTCGAGGCGGGTCATACGCGCTATCCAGTTCTCGATGCCGACGATGGCGACCAAGTGATCGGATTCGTTGACCTCAAGGACGTGCTACGGGCGGAGGTGGAGGATGGAGATGCTGAGTTAGTAAGCGACATCGCCCGTGATATTGTCATCGCTCCCGAGACGATGGCACTGGACGACCTACTGAGACAGTTCAGAGATGATCAACAGCAAATGGCCGCAGTCATCGACGAGTGGGGAACGTTCGAGGGGATTGCGACTGTCGAAGACGTCGTCGAGGCACTCGTCGGAGACCTCCGAGATGAGTTTGATGTGGACGAACGCGAGCACTCGATTCGCCGACGTGACGATGATGGGTACGACGTTGACGGTGGCGTCCCATTGTCGAAGGTCAACGACACGTTTGAAGCAAAATTCGTAAGTGAAGAGGTCGAAACAATTGGTGGACTGGTACTCGAAAAACTCAACCGTGCGCCACAACGTGGCGATCACGTCGAGGTCGCGGGCTACATCCTTGAGGTCACAGCCGTTGATGGGACCCGAATTTCGACGGTCTGGGTCCACGAAAGGGATGAATCAGTGGAGGATTGA
- a CDS encoding AAA family ATPase encodes MSTSDPDPDVDRPEPLLVLSHLVHRLLKRERGSVPLERVTFRVSDYVDIGDQEAADLINAGAAEGIFSLDRGSRGSTTIVGVSPQGPEPAVITEAFGGPADATGTADFQALEVVTESIATALRDAGYATFTDLADADVNDLAGLTGTLTESRAEAIIQAAPRHVPVGVWLARSADVRYGRRVDATTGRGTARILDITTATEPVGEPRYRSEGLEPDAVEAQYVSDIGRNEQDPVPTGLHVLDEPDHPDVPKAATHPEAGDDALPVDVSGEVVPPAVPTEPRLQLPLGELLAKKLARGLVPVRLVGPRGSGKNYLVKYLCHRTNRGYVSVDCDEATHTEDLFGPLTPTEDGLIAPRNGPAKQALLNGSVLVLNEFPVMRAGAAMSLHRLLNEGKLLVKAHGELVEPHPSTRIVITMNPPTREYRDSEPMNSATRGRFRALKQPYIQDVDEEVATLDAQVNTSHEVVDRGTLRKIVQFAHQTRQNENWPTLSTRNLTILCEHVEDGASPKAAVKNEMWAVAEPNQYLDDTYETLNDYL; translated from the coding sequence ATGTCTACATCCGATCCAGATCCAGATGTCGATCGCCCCGAACCGCTCCTGGTCCTGTCGCACCTCGTCCATCGCCTGCTCAAGCGCGAGAGGGGTAGTGTCCCGCTCGAACGGGTCACCTTCCGGGTCAGCGACTACGTCGACATCGGCGACCAGGAAGCCGCCGACCTCATCAATGCTGGTGCTGCCGAGGGGATTTTCAGTCTCGACAGGGGGTCCCGTGGGAGTACGACCATCGTCGGGGTTTCGCCACAGGGACCGGAGCCGGCTGTGATCACCGAGGCCTTCGGCGGCCCTGCTGACGCGACGGGTACTGCTGACTTTCAGGCTCTCGAGGTCGTCACCGAGAGCATCGCGACCGCGCTCCGTGACGCCGGCTACGCGACGTTCACCGATCTCGCGGACGCCGACGTCAACGACCTCGCCGGGTTAACCGGGACACTGACCGAGAGCCGCGCGGAGGCCATCATCCAGGCGGCACCCCGGCACGTCCCGGTTGGCGTGTGGCTTGCCAGGAGTGCTGACGTCCGATACGGTCGTCGGGTTGACGCGACGACGGGCCGAGGGACGGCCAGGATCCTCGACATCACCACCGCCACCGAACCTGTCGGCGAACCCCGTTATCGATCCGAGGGGCTCGAGCCGGACGCTGTCGAGGCCCAGTACGTCTCGGACATCGGACGGAACGAACAGGACCCGGTGCCGACCGGGTTGCACGTCCTCGACGAACCCGATCACCCTGACGTCCCGAAGGCTGCGACCCATCCCGAGGCGGGTGACGATGCCCTGCCAGTCGATGTGTCGGGGGAAGTGGTTCCACCAGCGGTTCCGACGGAGCCGCGGCTCCAGCTTCCACTAGGTGAACTGCTTGCGAAGAAACTGGCCCGTGGGCTGGTTCCGGTCCGTTTGGTTGGCCCACGCGGCTCCGGGAAGAACTACCTCGTTAAGTACCTGTGTCACCGGACGAACCGTGGTTACGTCTCGGTGGACTGTGACGAGGCAACCCACACGGAGGACCTCTTCGGACCGCTCACGCCCACTGAAGACGGGTTGATCGCGCCTCGGAACGGCCCGGCCAAGCAAGCGCTGCTGAATGGGTCGGTGCTGGTGCTCAACGAATTCCCCGTGATGCGAGCCGGCGCCGCGATGTCGCTTCATCGCTTGCTCAACGAGGGAAAGCTCCTCGTGAAGGCTCACGGCGAGTTGGTCGAACCCCATCCGTCGACGCGAATTGTGATCACGATGAACCCGCCGACCCGTGAGTACCGGGATTCCGAGCCGATGAACTCGGCCACACGTGGTCGGTTCCGAGCGCTCAAACAGCCCTACATTCAGGACGTCGACGAGGAGGTCGCGACGCTGGATGCACAGGTGAACACCAGTCACGAGGTCGTGGACCGGGGGACACTCCGGAAAATCGTCCAGTTCGCCCACCAGACCCGGCAGAACGAGAACTGGCCCACACTCTCGACGCGAAATCTGACGATTCTCTGTGAGCACGTTGAGGACGGCGCCTCCCCGAAGGCCGCGGTGAAGAACGAGATGTGGGCAGTCGCCGAGCCGAATCAGTATCTCGACGATACCTACGAGACGCTAAACGACTATCTGTAA
- a CDS encoding DUF433 domain-containing protein, producing the protein MAGTGSQSNSDGTMPEIVKTDDILGGDSRIEGHRIGVYHVYQRYVDGDDTPEEIATSYDISVVEVHAALAYAFSHPEEMRAIEARNQPMYEEKAANRLVPDETD; encoded by the coding sequence ATGGCTGGAACTGGGTCACAATCGAATTCGGATGGGACGATGCCGGAGATTGTGAAGACGGACGATATCCTGGGCGGAGACTCCCGAATCGAAGGGCACCGCATCGGCGTATATCACGTCTACCAGCGCTACGTCGACGGAGACGACACGCCGGAGGAGATCGCCACAAGTTACGATATCTCAGTCGTTGAGGTCCATGCCGCGCTCGCATACGCGTTCAGCCACCCCGAGGAGATGCGCGCCATTGAGGCTCGAAACCAGCCGATGTACGAAGAAAAGGCGGCGAACCGGCTCGTTCCTGACGAGACTGACTGA